In one window of Henckelia pumila isolate YLH828 chromosome 1, ASM3356847v2, whole genome shotgun sequence DNA:
- the LOC140862533 gene encoding uncharacterized protein — protein MILIRGNATYALLDSGATHSFISQEFVMRVGIIPEDADTGYDVTLPSGEILTTSSILNGVELELQVNLIRADLVVLPMSRFDLILGIDWLSVNGASIDFWRRTVSVNPSNEDSFIFLVAKNSGALHVISYVRAKKLLQKGFQRFLASIVVAVGKPSSRPIADVDIVRDFADVFPDDVVRIPPVREVEFSIELLPGNVPISKAQYRIAPTEMKELRDQIQELI, from the coding sequence ATGATTCTCATTAGAGGTAATGCTACATATGCGTTGCTAGACTCGGGAGCTACGCATTCATTTATCTCTCAAGAATTCGTTATGCGGGTAGGCATCATACCCGAGGATGCTGATACGGGCTATGATGTTACCTTGCCATCTGGCGAGATTCTTACTACCTCCAGTATACTTAATGGagtggagttggagcttcaggtgAATCTGATTAGAGCCGATCTAGTGGTTCTACCGATGTCCAGATTTGATCTCATTCTTGGCATAGATTGgttatcagttaatggagcttcgatagATTTTTGGAGACGGACAGTTTCAGTGAATCCGTCCAACGAAGATTCTTTTATATTCCTTGTAGCAAAGAACAGTGGTGCTTTGCATGTCATATCTTATGTGCGTGCGAAGAAGTTACTACAAAAGGGTTTCCAGAGATTTCTTGCCAGTATAGTGGTTGCAGTGGGCAAGCCATCTTCTAGACCTATTGCAGATGTGGACATTGTTCGTGACTTTGCGGATGTTTTCCCGGATGATGTAGTACGAATTCCACCAGTCAGAGaagtggagttcagtattgagttgttgccagGTAATGTGCCTATTTCTAAGGCACAGTATCGTATTGCTCCCACTGAAATGAAAGAATTGAGGGATCAGATACAGGAGCTTATATAG